The Anopheles coluzzii chromosome 2, AcolN3, whole genome shotgun sequence genome window below encodes:
- the LOC120953286 gene encoding zinc metalloproteinase nas-4 isoform X1 encodes MSVSQILRVLAIGCFVIGCTQANVIMYDTEENSIDGSSDFIDLTHLGPNLFGEPDEEVGKLVANFNPETDAGNVEELGSYVEGDMLIDRPEGRNGLSNTATRWPNGVVPFVISGNFDAKGMQLIEQAINEYHTKTCIRFVPRMGEKNYVSFESSSSGCWSSVGMIGGKQAVNLQIPGCTTLVGTAIHEMMHALGFLHEQNREDRDDWVRIRYENIKAGTSNNFEKAKKGTTNSFGVAYDYASIMHYSSNAFSTNGNPTIEAKKPLNGAKMGQREGFSWSDMEKLNRMYKCQGSLGNGQTVLRPPTFGILPSTGVSAPVNPSGPNAGGSPYFPPSGPSPFNPYYPPAGGFGPMLPYGPYPAVAGYGPGFGYYPHDTDTSEHEVAERL; translated from the exons ATGTCCGTGTCACAGATACTGCGCGTGTTGGCGATCGGTTGTTTCGTGATCGGATGCACTCAAGCAAACGTAATCATGTACGATACCGAGGAGAACAGCATCGATGGCTCGAGCGATTTTATCGATCTGACCCATCTGGGACCGAATCTGTTTGGGGAACCTGATGAAGAGGTGGGCAAACTGGTGGCCAACTTCAATCCGGAAACCGATGCCGGCAATGTGGAGGAATTGGGATCTTACGTCGAGGGTGACATGCTGATCGATCGTCCTGAAGGACGGAATGGCCTATCAAATACAGCCACCCGTTGGCCCAATGGTGTGGTACCGTTCGTGATTTCGGGAAACTTTG ATGCTAAGGGTATGCAACTGATCGAGCAAGCCATCAACGAGTATCACACGAAAACGTGCATCCGATTCGTGCCGCGTATGGGCGAAAAGAACTATGTTTCCTTCGAAAGTTCCAGCAGTGGGTGCTGGTCCAGCGTGGGAATGATTGGTGGCAAACAGGCGGTCAATCTGCAGATTCCCGGCTGCACCACACTCGTCGGTACCGCCATACACGAGATGATGCATGCGCTTGGCTTTCTGCACGAGCAGAACCGCGAGGATCGCGATGATTGGGTGCGAATTCGCTACGAAAACATCAAGGCTGGAACGTCCAACAATTTCGAGAAAGCCAAGAAGGGTACCACCAACAGCTTCGGCGTAGCGTACGATTACGCCAGTATCATGCACTACTCGTCGAATGCGTTCTCAACCAACGGTAACCCCACGATCGAAGCGAAG AAACCGTTGAATGGTGCTAAGATGGGTCAACGGGAAGGTTTTTCGTGGAGCGATATGGAAAAACTGAACCGGATGTACAAATGCCAGGGAAGCTTAGGAAATGGCCAAACAGTTCTTCGTCCTCCTACATTTGGCATCTTGCCCTCAACTGGAGTTTCCGCGCCGGTAAACCCGTCGGGTCCCAATGCCGGTGGGTCGCCGTATTTCCCACCATCGGGGCCTTCCCCGTTCAATCCGTACTATCCTCCAGCAGGAGGATTTGGACCAATGTTACCCTACGGACCGTATCCTGCCGTTGCCGGTTATGGGCCTGGGTTTGGCTACTATCCGCATGATACGGACACAAGTGAACATGAAGTGGCCGAAAGATTGTAA
- the LOC120953286 gene encoding zinc metalloproteinase nas-4 isoform X2: MSVSQILRVLAIGCFVIGCTQANVIMYDTEENSIDGSSDFIDLTHLGPNLFGEPDEEVGKLVANFNPETDAGNVEELGSYVEGDMLIDRPEGRNGLSNTATRWPNGVVPFVISGNFDAKGMQLIEQAINEYHTKTCIRFVPRMGEKNYVSFESSSSGCWSSVGMIGGKQAVNLQIPGCTTLVGTAIHEMMHALGFLHEQNREDRDDWVRIRYENIKAGTSNNFEKAKKGTTNSFGVAYDYASIMHYSSNAFSTNGNPTIEAKRAGGNKMGQRQGFSSSDLAKLNAMYGCKGNSAAATSSGTSPQTQRPGRPTRPSRPAGNNRPGNGGAQVASAIVNLIGSIFGEEDTNTTAIAGEVVRR; the protein is encoded by the exons ATGTCCGTGTCACAGATACTGCGCGTGTTGGCGATCGGTTGTTTCGTGATCGGATGCACTCAAGCAAACGTAATCATGTACGATACCGAGGAGAACAGCATCGATGGCTCGAGCGATTTTATCGATCTGACCCATCTGGGACCGAATCTGTTTGGGGAACCTGATGAAGAGGTGGGCAAACTGGTGGCCAACTTCAATCCGGAAACCGATGCCGGCAATGTGGAGGAATTGGGATCTTACGTCGAGGGTGACATGCTGATCGATCGTCCTGAAGGACGGAATGGCCTATCAAATACAGCCACCCGTTGGCCCAATGGTGTGGTACCGTTCGTGATTTCGGGAAACTTTG ATGCTAAGGGTATGCAACTGATCGAGCAAGCCATCAACGAGTATCACACGAAAACGTGCATCCGATTCGTGCCGCGTATGGGCGAAAAGAACTATGTTTCCTTCGAAAGTTCCAGCAGTGGGTGCTGGTCCAGCGTGGGAATGATTGGTGGCAAACAGGCGGTCAATCTGCAGATTCCCGGCTGCACCACACTCGTCGGTACCGCCATACACGAGATGATGCATGCGCTTGGCTTTCTGCACGAGCAGAACCGCGAGGATCGCGATGATTGGGTGCGAATTCGCTACGAAAACATCAAGGCTGGAACGTCCAACAATTTCGAGAAAGCCAAGAAGGGTACCACCAACAGCTTCGGCGTAGCGTACGATTACGCCAGTATCATGCACTACTCGTCGAATGCGTTCTCAACCAACGGTAACCCCACGATCGAAGCGAAG CGCGCCGGTGGTAATAAAATGGGCCAGCGACAAGGGTTCTCCTCCAGCGATCTGGCCAAACTGAATGCCATGTACGGATGCAAGGGTAATTCAGCAGCCGCCACCAGCTCAGGCACTAGCCCACAAACACAGCGTCCTGGCCGACCGACGCGTCCCTCCCGACCAGCAGGCAACAATCGTCCCGGAAATGGCGGAGCACAGGTTGCCAGTGCCATTGTAAACCTGATTGGATCCATCTTTGGCGAAGAAGATACCAATACTACCGCAATTGCGGGGGAAGTTGTCCGTCGCTGA
- the LOC120953282 gene encoding golgin subfamily A member 8A, which yields MANGALVPAFFGPIENLSAEDRIEQIQRERAEIVRWKHRYQKIDAIKPGETAEAFQIRCLNKRLIHLEREKAQKELKLKIFNAPVYRREAENLRRYILRMLDDAVRYERQIEAAKTDTNELLSQIKRANAELECATKAVPSDYVYRVALEKSRTELAALESRLDNARKLEGKLHAENRKHRNEIDNMLGERKLYNQQWQQYVRELNRNRKFLLDMIERATLAFNQGEDLCHRIDSLKVQESRDKRARTQEMIEVERQIVGTRHVNEFLRTKGYKRAIAELDPSLVRKRNRFKMANWEKIDRFGAVINSTMEYLQLDAIQDVLFQIEKQQDKYTALFRYLNVTNAKIEEANGIARDLEKDSERLQEGEKRKRLSEERSVKQDLQELLEAKRHSTKLQEEVCLQQEELAVKLGVIEQALSLVGFERTKIQQLMGGSTSSTYDRLTNECLMDALSAIERKVLALVKMNATGAAVEEDTPISTLYGSQQCAECAEGQDVNQHDERIVLPTEHQQLAENVRKRVTAPEMQYRLHTLSQCKLPRSRMLVNKRYQ from the coding sequence ATGGCAAACGGAGCGCTTGTCCCTGCCTTTTTTGGGCCGATTGAAAATCTTAGTGCCGAAGACCGTATCGAGCAAATCCAGCGTGAGCGGGCCGAGATTGTCCGATGGAAGCATCGGTACCAGAAGATAGATGCTATTAAGCCGGGAGAAACTGCAGAAGCTTTCCAAATACGATGTTTGAACAAAAGGTTGATTCATTTAGAGcgtgaaaaagctcaaaaagAGCTAAAACTTAAAATTTTCAATGCTCCCGTATATCGTCGGGAGGCCGAAAATCTGCGCCGCTACATCCTCCGGATGCTGGACGATGCCGTACGGTACGAAAGACAAATCGAAGCTGCCAAGACTGACACGAATGAGCTGTTGTCGCAGATTAAGCGCGCAAACGCTGAGCTAGAATGCGCCACCAAAGCAGTTCCCTCGGATTACGTTTACCGCGTAGCGCTGGAGAAATCACGCACCGAGCTTGCTGCCTTGGAGAGCCGGCTTGATAATGCGCGCAAGCTGGAAGGCAAACTGCATGCCGAAAATCGGAAGCATCGCAATGAGATCGATAACATGCTCGGCGAGCGCAAGTTGTATAaccagcagtggcagcagtatGTGCGAGAGTTGAACCGGAATAGGAAGTTTTTGCTCGACATGATTGAGCGCGCTACGCTGGCGTTTAATCAAGGTGAGGATCTGTGCCATCGGATCGATTCGCTAAAAGTCCAGGAATCCCGAGACAAGCGGGCACGAACGCAGGAGATGATCGAGGTGGAACGGCAGATCGTTGGCACGCGGCATGTTAATGAGTTCTTACGGACGAAGGGCTACAAAAGGGCGATCGCCGAGCTGGACCCAAGTTTGGTTCGGAAGCGCAATCGCTTCAAAATGGCTAACTGGGAAAAGATCGATCGGTTTGGCGCCGTCATTAACAGTACCATGGAATATTTGCAGCTTGACGCCATCCAGGATGTTCTATTTCAAATCGAAAAACAGCAGGACAAGTATACAGCGTTGTTCCGGTATTTGAATGTAACGAATGCAAAGATTGAGGAGGCGAATGGGATCGCCCGAGATCTGGAGAAAGATAGCGAGCGTTTGCAGGAGGGAGAGAAACGCAAAAGGCTTTCCGAAGAGCGGTCAGTGAAGCAAGACTTGCAAGAGTTGCTGGAAGCTAAGCGGCACTCGACGAAGCTGCAGGAGGAGGTTTGTCTGCAGCAGGAAGAACTTGCGGTAAAGCTCGGAGTGATCGAACAGGCGCTGTCGTTGGTAGGGTTTGAGCGAACAAAAATACAGCAGCTAATGGGAGGTTCTACCAGTTCCACTTACGACCGATTGACAAACGAGTGCTTAATGGATGCGCTGTCTGCCATTGAGCGGAAGGTGTTGGCGCTGGTTAAAATGAATGCAACTGGAGCGGCAGTAGAAGAGGACACCCCAATTAGCACCCTGTATGGCAGTCAGCAGTGTGCGGAATGTGCCGAGGGACAAGACGTGAATCAGCACGACGAGCGTATAGTGTTGCCGACGGAACACCAGCAGCTGGCAGAGAATGTGCGAAAACGCGTAACAGCGCCAGAGATGCAGTACCGGTTGCATACACTGAGCCAGTGCAAACTTCCCCGCTCTCGGATGCTGGTTAACAAGCGATATCAGTAG
- the LOC120953284 gene encoding glutamate dehydrogenase, mitochondrial has protein sequence MQRFVDTFKLLRRGAHTIPKHLECIPNERDPPFSKMVEYCFHKACIVLEPQLIESMSKYPSMAPEKRANRVQAILKIISNNSSTLEFQFPFVRDDGRYEMVTAFRAHHCLHRLPVKGGIRYSSDVCKDEVEALSALMTFKCACVNVPFGGAKGGIIIDPAKYSEKELQSITRRYTVELAKKNFIGPGIDVPAPDMGTTSREMSWIADQYGKTFGHRDINTMAVVTGKPLNQGGIRGRTEATGKGVYIATNCFTREASWMREIGLEPGLEGKTVIVQGFGNVGQYAAEHFHRAGCKVVGIIEKDVSLHCKSGIDIKALSRYKTQQKTIKGYPKANEFNGDLLLEECDILIPAAMEKSITSENAKNIKAKIIAEGANGPTTPAADKILQERRILVIPDLYCNAGGVTASYFEYLKNINHISFGKLSFRHEAQNLREVLASVQESLRSAGVCVTVTPSKHLKHYFEHASEADVVTSGLQFVLETAGKGIMNVASQHQLCLDIRTAAYIWSVEKIFKSYEEAGLSM, from the coding sequence ATGCAACGTTTTGTGGATACTTTCAAGCTCCTCCGCCGCGGAGCTCATACCATTCCGAAGCATCTCGAATGCATTCCGAATGAACGAGATCCGCCGTTCTCGAAAATGGTAGAATATTGCTTTCACAAGGCCTGCATTGTGCTTGAACCACAGCTAATAGAATCGATGAGCAAGTATCCTTCGATGGCCCCAGAAAAGCGAGCCAATCGGGTACAGGCAATCTTGAAGATCATCTCGAACAACTCGAGTACACTAGAGTTTCAGTTTCCGTTCGTGCGTGACGACGGTCGGTATGAAATGGTTACGGCTTTTCGGGCCCATCACTGCCTTCACCGTCTTCCAGTGAAAGGTGGTATTCGTTACTCGAGCGATGTTTGCAAGGACGAGGTCGAAGCACTTTCGGCACTGATGACCTTCAAGTGTGCCTGCGTAAACGTACCTTTCGGGGGTGCCAAAGGAGGAATCATAATCGACCCTGCCAAGTATAGTGAGAAGGAATTGCAAAGCATCACCCGGCGCTACACAGTAGAGCTGGCAAAAAAGAACTTCATCGGACCGGGGATCGATGTGCCGGCCCCGGATATGGGCACGACTTCGCGCGAAATGTCCTGGATAGCCGATCAGTACGGGAAAACGTTCGGACATCGCGACATCAACACGATGGCCGTCGTTACCGGCAAGCCACTGAATCAGGGAGGCATTCGAGGCCGTACAGAAGCCACCGGTAAAGGCGTATACATAGCGACTAATTGCTTCACGCGTGAGGCAAGCTGGATGCGGGAGATCGGTCTCGAGCCCGGATTGGAAGGAAAGACGGTGATCGTACAAGGGTTTGGCAACGTTGGCCAATACGCTGCAGAACACTTCCATCGAGCGGGATGCAAAGTTGTCGGCATCATCGAAAAGGATGTTTCGCTTCACTGCAAGTCGGGAATTGATATCAAAGCACTGAGTCGATACAAAACACAGCAGAAAACAATTAAAGGATATCCCAAGGCAAACGAATTTAATGGAGACCTGCTGCTAGAAGAGTGCGATATTCTCATACCGGCCGCCATGGAAAAATCAATCACTTCGGAGAATGCCAAAAACATAAAAGCCAAGATCATCGCCGAGGGAGCCAACGGACCCACGACACCGGCGGCAGACAAAATTCTACAGGAACGCCGCATTCTCGTCATACCTGACCTGTACTGCAATGCTGGCGGCGTTACTGCGTCATACTTTGAGTAtctgaaaaacataaatcacATCTCATTCGGTAAGTTATCCTTCCGCCATGAAGCGCAGAATTTGCGGGAGGTGCTCGCATCGGTACAAGAATCGTTGCGGAGTGCCGGAGTATGTGTTACTGTAACACCCAGCAAGCACTTGAAGCATTACTTTGAGCATGCCAGCGAGGCCGATGTGGTAACTTCCGGACTACAATTTGTGCTAGAAACAGCTGGAAAAGGTATTATGAACGTTGCTTCGCAGCACCAGCTATGTTTGGACATCCGGACCGCCGCTTACATCTGGTCGGTGGAGAAAATTTTCAAATCCTATGAAGAAGCAGGACTTTCGATGTAA
- the LOC120953279 gene encoding cell division cycle protein 16 homolog, which produces MFTIAGTMEQEMIDIESYRKTVKNFIDLRRYQTALFWAEKVTVLSNGDPRDVYWEAQCMFLLREFHRAAHTIRSRSLEKTNLLCHYLAAECLNEAKEYQSALEILNSVDCETLSYALSGKTGSHSSSMKDDSTTDESYDGSMYEDPFKNDIIASVYFLKGKILESMDNRSLAMDCYVQALHKSVYCSEALDALVQHDMLMAWEEKELMQHIPMAQQCTEPERKVLKRLYESKLKKYYESIAMQTNLDDPPVSSMNTSLWHELKEKMKNCKNNETSKSSVSKSFTPAPRTKQKQREIMSPANKILEDLKNNPSYLIHTSLTRASLLGTSLTGGSTMLSVGGANNSRQETPFRINRPKPNPGASVVSYEQCMEKLESSIDLMIARAEQYFYSCDYRRCIKMLEEILKNDPYHKRSLTVQIGCLMEMKDFNRLFYVAHKLVDFYPDDAISWYAVGCYYDLIGKSDPARRYLSKATSLDRLYGPAWLAYGHSFAKENEHDQAMAAYFKATQLMRGCHLPLLYIGVECGLTKNHAMAEKFFYQAMSIAPLDVFVLHELGVIKYECEHYECAEEVFRSTLEMVRNMVKQNNEQLTARWEPLLNNLGHCCRKNKKYEEALEFHRWALSLKPLNAATYTAIGFVQALMGQLYDAVDSFHKSLSLKRDDVFTTTVLKYVIEDLTEVQSLPFYAAEDAEEDCGDKEGDQAEKSRDESKTLDKLNTCNATEGDSEDVRDSAPRPTLRMQLNFDEWYTKTSPMSDTSADDMSIDI; this is translated from the exons ATGTTTACAATCGCTGGAACGATGGAACAAGAGATGATCGACATTGAAAGTTATCGTAAAACGGTGaaaaattttattgatttg CGTCGGTACCAGACAGCACTGTTTTGGGCCGAAAAAGTAACAGTTCTAAGCAATGGCGATCCGCGTGATGTTTACTGGGAGGCGCAGTGTATGTTTCTGCTGCGGGAATTTCACCGGGCAGCGCACACCATTCGAAGCCGATCGCTGGAGAAAACGAACCTGTTGTGTCACTATTTGGCCGCAGAGTGCTTGAATGAGGCGAAGGAATATCAATCAGCACTGGAGATCCTAAATTCGGTGGACTGCGAAACGCTATCGTATGCATTAAGTGGCAAAACTGGTTCACATTCGTCCAGCATGAAGGACGATTCTACAACGGACGAGAGCTACGACGGAAGCATGTATGAGGATCCGTTCAAAAACGATATCATTGCATCGGTGTATTTTTTGAAGGGCAAAATACTGGAGTCGATGGATAATCGCAGCCTGGCAATGGACTGTTATGTTCAAGCGCTACACAAATCGGTTTACTGCTCCGAAGCGCTAGATGCTTTGGTGCAACACGACATGCTGATGGCTTGGGAGGAGAAAGAATTGATGCAACATATTCCAATGGCGCAGCAGTGCACAGAGCCAGAAAGAAAGGTTCTCAAGCGTCTGTACGAGAGTAAGCTGAAGAAATATTACGAATCGATCGCTATG CAAACCAACCTGGATGATCCACCCGTATCTTCGATGAACACTAGTTTATGGCATGAATTAAAGGAGAAGatgaaaaattgtaaaaacaaCGAGACAAGCAAATCATCAGTATCCAAAAGTTTCACTCCAGCTCcccgcacaaaacaaaagcagagGGAGATAATGTCACCGGCAAACAAAATTCTGGAGGACCTTAAAAACAATCCCTCCTATCTGATTCATACATCGTTGACTAGAGCATCACTGCTTGGTACAAGCCTAACAGGTGGCTCAACAATGCTCAGCGTAGGCGGGGCAAATAATTCTCGGCAGGAGACGCCTTTTAGAATCAATCGTCCCAAGCCAAATCCTGGCGCATCGGTAGTTTCGTACGAACAGTGCATGGAAAAGCTTGAATCAAGCATAGACCTAATGATCGCACGAGCTGAACAGTATTTTTACAGCTGTGACTATCGGCGATGCATCAAAATGTTGGAAGAAATTCTGAAAAACGATCCCTATCACAAACGATCGCTTACGGTGCAGATTGGATGTTTGATGGAGATGAAAGACTTCAATCGGCTTTTCTATGTTGCTCACAAGCTTGTTGATTTTTATCCGGACGATGCCATCTCATGGTATGCCGTGGGGTGCTACTATGATTTGATCGGTAAAAGTGATCCAGCGCGTCGTTATCTTTCCAAAGCAACCTCTCTCGACCGCCTGTACGGTCCGGCTTGGTTGGCATACGGCCATTCGTTCGCAAAGGAAAACGAGCATGATCAGGCAATGGCAGCTTATTTTAAGGCCACGCAACTGATGCGCGGATGCCATCTACCACTGCTGTACATCGGAGTTGAATGTGGGTTGACCAAAAACCATGCAATGGCTGAAAAATTTTTCTACCAAGCTATGTCCATCGCTCCCCTGGACGTGTTCGTTTTGCACGAGCTAGGCGTGATCAAGTACGAGTGTGAGCATTACGAATGTGCAGAGGAAGTTTTCCGCAGCACGTTGGAAATGGTGCGCAATATGGTGAAGCAGAATAATGAACAGTTGACCGCCCGGTGGGAGCCATTGTTGAACAATTTGGGACACTGTTGccggaaaaataaaaagtacGAGGAAGCTCTGGAGTTCCACCGATGGGCTCTTTCTCTGAAGCCGTTGAATGCTGCCACGTACACAGCTATCGGATTTGTGCAAGCGTTAATGGGTCAATTATACGATGCAGTAGATTCATTCCACAAAAGTTTGTCTCTGAAACGGGATGACGTGTTTACCACAACTGTACTGAAGTACGTTATCGAAGATCTGACAGAGGTGCAATCGCTTCCATTCTATGCTGCGGAGGATGCCGAGGAAGATTGCGGCGATAAGGAAGGAGATCAAGCGGAAAAGTCTAGGGACGAGAGTAAAACTTTAGACAAACTGAATACTTGCAATGCCACCGAAGGTGACAGCGAAGATGTTAGAGATAGTGCTCCACGACCTACCTTGCGCATGCAACTCAATTTTGACGAATGGTACACGAAAACGTCCCCCATGAGCGATACTAGTGCGGATGATATGAGCATTGATATTTAG
- the LOC120953281 gene encoding protein lin-9 homolog codes for MESEGSTPPAFTPAALGLHPVGTKFPKTTNSQPIQVLNARGMPARIRKKNRLFFDDDIINDKIPSVKATPKKTPGSAKKTLISSKTPRRELSTPPRKVIPRMSLKKKYSSRYAHLKQSGRKRKIDPEEKAHNSMKLMNTSGLENPSWFQKLGNQFRNFLLLPKAHRFCYFEFFYSDIDRNLFSAPSDFEQLVRTHYPQLKTNNLTRAEWRKIRGSFGKPRLFSPAFIMEERLELARKREKIRVLQGNSLGDISFIEGLPNSISKQIPTGTKVTAKLRDPYDGMYNGTVEAYIPEARSYKILFDRSGLGSRSIPDYEVFSLENTDKIKLNSITKDYRLAYQNASFYLASPTAKPKATAGDPLLGSDIGHKLCTSDRKVFFPKDNIGGYPVKYLELIVRTKKTLSAKQMKLLRLQNITSEAQIYKSYDNPLPEEFKKRYAMLIVAIDKLNRDLADQLNQLREYVGSLTHDPEMLAMITPSHYREQSREKAAQIFEKNNKGHVKNEHIANLIKQLTTIMYLASNVSKNDKDELSITALKGAIVETRETLDSGNVAAFNRNVASHMSYIDAQPGPSKMVKTE; via the coding sequence ATGGAGAGCGAAGGATCAACGCCACCCGCATTCACGCCTGCCGCACTGGGCTTGCATCCAGTTGGAACCAAATTTCCCAAAACAACGAACAGCCAGCCCATACAAGTTCTGAATGCAAGAGGAATGCCAGCACGAATTCGAAAAAAGAATCGCCTCTTTTTTGACGACGACATCATCAACGATAAAATTCCGTCGGTCAAGGCAACTCCCAAGAAAACACCAGGATCAGCAAAGAAAACCCTAATCAGCAGCAAGACCCCTCGCAGGGAGTTATCTACTCCGCCCCGCAAAGTGATTCCGCGAATGTCtttgaaaaagaaatattCTTCGCGGTACGCGCATCTGAAGCAGAGCGGCCGAAAGAGGAAGATCGACCCGGAAGAGAAGGCACACAACTCAATGAAGTTAATGAACACGAGCGGTTTGGAAAATCCAAGTTGGTTTCAAAAACTTGGTAACCAGTTTCGAAACTTCCTCCTGCTACCCAAGGCACATCGGTTCTGCTACTTCGAGTTTTTCTACAGCGACATTGATCGTAACCTTTTCAGTGCTCCGAGTGATTTTGAGCAGCTGGTTCGTACGCATTATCCACAGTTGAAAACGAACAATCTAACGCGCGCGGAATGGCGTAAAATTCGCGGATCATTCGGTAAACCCCGGCTGTTTTCTCCCGCATTCATAATGGAAGAAAGACTGGAGCTGGCTCGCAAACGCGAGAAAATAAGAGTGCTGCAAGGGAATAGCCTTGGAGACATTTCATTCATCGAAGGTTTGCCTAACAGTATATCAAAGCAAATTCCCACTGGCACAAAAGTTACGGCCAAGCTTCGTGATCCATACGATGGGATGTACAATGGTACGGTGGAAGCCTACATACCGGAGGCCAGAAGCTACAAGATCTTGTTTGATCGGTCTGGTTTGGGATCGCGCTCCATACCAGACTACGAAGTGTTTTCACTGGAAAACACAGACAAAATCAAGCTCAACAGTATCACAAAGGACTATCGCTTAGCTTACCAAAACGCTTCGTTTTATCTTGCTTCGCCAACGGCGAAACCGAAAGCCACTGCAGGAGACCCGCTGCTGGGTAGCGATATAGGACATAAGCTATGCACCAGCGATAGGAAAGTGTTCTTCCCCAAGGATAACATCGGTGGATATCCTGTGAAATATCTGGAGCTGATAGTACGCACCAAAAAGACGCTATCCGCCAAGCAGATGAAACTGCTGCGTTTGCAGAACATTACATCAGAAGCACAGATCTACAAATCGTACGATAACCCTCTGCCAGAGGAGTTTAAGAAACGCTACGCCATGCTAATAGTTGCTATCGACAAGCTGAACCGTGATCTTGCGGATCAATTGAACCAGCTCCGCGAGTATGTAGGCAGCTTAACGCACGACCCGGAAATGCTTGCAATGATCACACCGAGCCATTATCGCGAGCAATCTCGTGAAAAGGCGGCCCAGATATTTGAGAAGAATAACAAGGGACACGTTAAGAACGAGCATATTGCCAATCTAATTAAACAGCTTACCACCATCATGTATCTCGCATCGAATGTCAGTAAAAACGATAAAGATGAGCTCAGTATCACCGCATTAAAGGGCGCGATTGTGGAAACTAGGGAAACGTTGGATTCGGGAAATGTGGCCGCATTCAATCGTAATGTAGCCAGTCACATGAGCTACATAGATGCTCAACCTGGTCCGTCGAAAATGGTAAAAACTGAATAA